The following proteins are encoded in a genomic region of Sphingopyxis sp. YF1:
- a CDS encoding TonB-dependent receptor yields the protein MSKIVSRLLLSSTLAFAMAPAAYAQQTPPPADDSADARDGGSDIVVIGTRRKDRSITDSSVAIDVISPEQINATGYSDVNDALRTLVPAFNAQRLQGNDGSSFVRPITLRGSPADHVLLLMNGKRRHRASIVQIGTGHASTSGSQGQDFNVIPPIALSSVEVLRDGASAQYGSDAIAGVINMELKKQKSGGSLIGQVGEYYSSGGRTYDLQGHLAVPVGDNAYFNIAAQYTDQAKAYAKKATHAGAEALRAQGVPGVPEHPEGNLDPRYKAFKAVWNAGVELGDELELYSFGNYMTGESSVTFGLRQPFAAGGLNGHSTYANSAFDLSPAHPQLFNLAAIYPGGFTPEFSGDLEDFSALVGLRDEVGRLKWDLSARYGTNTVDYTITGTINASMGVNSPTSFKPGSLTQRELQFDAELSYELTDNILAFAGASYRKETYVIGEGDLASYLTGPLRDLPAGSNGFQGFSPEFAGSFDSKSYAVFGEVDADITPWWNLSVAARYEDYDQFGDNFSYKAATRFELSDAFALRGSVSTGFRAPAAGQVFGTSLTSQLDGLGGFILDAVLVPGSPAAKVFGSNALTPETSFNMSAGIVFTGIDGFLTTLDFYQIDVDDRLLLTPSRNTTAAERAALAAIGFPNGADIEQVRYFQNEMDTRVRGFDLVSTYRHSWSDNASTDFSLAVNYNEQHLRGAPPPGFSPAIVTEFERGTPRWRGNFSATTKVGDFAFMGRAIHYGAWRRLDGASFLPRKAVTLFDAEVTYSGIENVDLSIGARNLFNIFPPGRGAARARAGLIYDNHSVFGVAGGFYYLNAKFKF from the coding sequence ATGTCGAAAATCGTGTCACGCCTGCTGCTGTCATCGACTCTCGCATTCGCGATGGCGCCAGCCGCTTATGCACAACAGACGCCGCCGCCGGCGGATGACAGCGCCGACGCCCGCGATGGCGGCAGCGACATCGTCGTCATCGGCACGCGCCGCAAGGATCGCTCGATCACCGACAGTTCGGTCGCGATCGACGTCATCTCGCCCGAACAGATCAACGCGACGGGCTATTCGGACGTCAACGATGCGCTGCGCACGCTGGTCCCCGCGTTCAACGCCCAACGACTCCAGGGCAACGACGGATCGTCCTTCGTGCGTCCGATCACGCTGCGCGGCTCGCCGGCCGATCACGTGCTGCTGCTGATGAACGGCAAGCGCCGCCACCGCGCCTCGATCGTGCAGATCGGGACCGGCCACGCCTCGACCTCGGGTTCGCAGGGGCAGGATTTCAACGTCATTCCGCCAATCGCCCTGTCGAGCGTCGAGGTGCTGCGCGACGGCGCGTCGGCCCAATATGGCTCGGACGCGATCGCGGGCGTGATCAACATGGAGCTCAAGAAGCAGAAGAGCGGCGGCTCGCTCATCGGGCAGGTCGGCGAATATTATTCGTCGGGCGGCCGCACCTATGACCTTCAGGGCCACCTTGCGGTGCCGGTGGGCGACAACGCCTATTTCAACATCGCCGCCCAATATACCGACCAGGCCAAGGCCTATGCCAAGAAGGCAACCCACGCGGGGGCCGAGGCGCTGCGCGCGCAGGGCGTTCCGGGCGTGCCCGAACATCCCGAGGGCAACCTCGACCCGCGCTACAAGGCCTTCAAGGCGGTGTGGAACGCGGGTGTCGAACTCGGCGACGAGCTCGAACTCTATTCGTTCGGCAACTATATGACGGGCGAAAGCTCGGTGACCTTCGGCCTGCGCCAGCCGTTCGCGGCGGGCGGCCTCAACGGCCACAGCACCTACGCCAATTCGGCGTTCGACCTCAGCCCCGCCCACCCGCAGCTGTTCAACCTCGCCGCCATCTATCCGGGCGGTTTCACCCCCGAATTTTCGGGCGACCTCGAGGATTTCAGCGCGCTCGTCGGGCTGCGCGACGAGGTCGGCCGCCTGAAGTGGGACCTGTCGGCGCGCTACGGCACCAACACCGTCGACTATACGATCACCGGCACGATCAACGCGTCGATGGGGGTCAATTCGCCGACCTCGTTCAAGCCGGGTTCGCTGACCCAGCGCGAACTGCAGTTCGACGCCGAGCTGTCGTATGAACTGACCGACAATATCCTCGCCTTTGCGGGTGCCAGCTACCGCAAGGAAACCTATGTCATCGGCGAGGGCGACCTCGCCAGCTACCTCACCGGGCCGCTGCGCGATCTGCCCGCCGGATCGAACGGCTTCCAGGGCTTCTCGCCCGAATTCGCCGGCAGCTTCGATTCGAAGAGCTATGCGGTGTTCGGCGAAGTCGATGCCGACATCACCCCCTGGTGGAACCTGTCGGTCGCCGCGCGCTACGAGGATTATGACCAGTTCGGCGACAATTTCAGCTACAAGGCCGCGACGCGCTTCGAGCTGAGCGACGCCTTCGCGCTGCGCGGGTCAGTCAGCACAGGCTTCCGCGCCCCGGCCGCCGGTCAGGTGTTCGGCACCAGCCTGACCTCGCAGCTCGACGGCCTCGGCGGCTTCATCCTCGACGCCGTGCTGGTCCCGGGTTCGCCCGCGGCCAAGGTGTTCGGGTCGAACGCGCTGACCCCCGAAACCTCGTTCAACATGTCGGCGGGCATCGTCTTCACCGGCATCGACGGGTTCCTGACCACGCTCGATTTCTACCAGATCGACGTCGACGACCGCCTGCTTCTGACCCCGTCGCGCAACACGACCGCGGCCGAACGCGCGGCGCTCGCCGCGATCGGTTTCCCCAACGGCGCCGACATCGAGCAGGTGCGCTATTTCCAGAACGAGATGGACACGCGCGTGCGCGGTTTCGACCTGGTGAGCACCTATCGCCACAGCTGGTCGGACAATGCCTCGACCGACTTCAGCCTGGCGGTCAACTACAACGAGCAGCATCTGCGCGGCGCGCCGCCCCCGGGCTTCAGCCCCGCGATCGTCACCGAGTTCGAACGCGGCACCCCGCGCTGGCGCGGCAATTTCTCGGCGACGACCAAGGTCGGCGACTTTGCCTTCATGGGCCGTGCGATCCATTATGGCGCCTGGCGCCGGCTGGACGGCGCGAGCTTCCTGCCGCGCAAGGCGGTGACGCTGTTCGACGCCGAAGTGACCTATTCGGGTATCGAGAATGTCGACCTGAGCATCGGCGCGCGCAACCTGTTCAACATCTTCCCCCCGGGCCGCGGCGCAGCGCGCGCGCGCGCCGGCCTGATCTACGACAACCACAGCGTGTTCGGGGTCGCGGGCGGATTTTACTATTTGAACGCCAAATTTAAGTTCTGA
- a CDS encoding GntR family transcriptional regulator — translation MAAMTSDEDNAPTQDRVIARLLIDDIVAWRIPPGSWLREREIAARFGVSHAPVREAFRHVASLGLIKVVPWRGAFAIDVDDHGADEIYELWKALFGVVCRLACTAMSDRDGRELMHRLVEYKDVTERTTNSAEHLRVSNRIGRFIAKRSNAPLALELLDRLALLARWQHNVYTDEFVAAHGEGEVGRRSAVLYEQLCRHIVAREPDDADRVARDLIATSQQNFAEALADYKARRVRPKPGRRRAKAT, via the coding sequence ATGGCGGCGATGACGAGCGACGAGGACAATGCGCCGACGCAGGACCGCGTGATCGCGCGGCTGCTGATCGACGATATCGTCGCGTGGCGGATCCCGCCGGGGTCGTGGCTGCGCGAACGCGAGATCGCCGCGCGCTTCGGGGTGAGCCATGCCCCGGTCCGCGAGGCGTTCCGCCATGTCGCGAGCCTCGGCCTGATCAAGGTCGTGCCCTGGCGCGGCGCCTTTGCGATCGACGTCGACGATCACGGGGCCGACGAGATCTACGAATTGTGGAAGGCGCTGTTCGGGGTCGTCTGCCGGCTCGCCTGCACCGCGATGAGCGATCGCGACGGGCGCGAACTGATGCACCGGCTCGTCGAATATAAGGATGTGACCGAACGGACGACCAATTCGGCCGAGCATCTCCGCGTTTCGAACCGCATCGGGCGCTTCATCGCCAAACGGTCGAACGCACCGCTGGCGCTCGAGCTGCTCGACCGGCTCGCGCTGCTCGCCCGCTGGCAGCATAATGTCTATACCGACGAATTCGTCGCCGCGCATGGCGAGGGCGAGGTCGGGCGCCGTTCGGCGGTGCTCTACGAACAGCTCTGCCGCCATATCGTGGCGCGCGAACCCGACGACGCCGACCGCGTCGCGCGCGATCTGATCGCGACCTCGCAGCAGAATTTCGCCGAGGCGCTGGCCGACTACAAGGCGCGGCGGGTCAGGCCGAAGCCCGGGCGCCGCCGCGCCAAGGCGACATGA
- a CDS encoding serine hydrolase domain-containing protein yields MIARHLLVLAAAAATIPLPASATASETIPGCAAAIAYSNANRGLALLVLRDGEAVCETEDTATPHELWSGTKSLVGLMAAAAVQDGLLTLDESAAATITEWRGDPEKAAITLRQLLAMTSGQPSAVGRPQGYAASLDIALTAKPGAKFQYGPTPLQIFGEVMRRKLAAAGQAPDPRRYLERRLLTPLGVRVGGWRNGPDGHPLMPQGLALAATEWAKIGEFVRLGGRSGGKPLVDETTFAALFRGSEANPAYGLTWWLPRATASDDPVTRSTDIIDPAGLPADLVVAAGAGDQRLYVIPSLRLTIVRQARLDVAAMLAGREDEWSDKRFLSTLLAQ; encoded by the coding sequence ATGATCGCACGCCACCTCCTTGTGCTTGCCGCCGCTGCGGCGACGATCCCCCTGCCCGCGTCGGCCACGGCGAGCGAGACGATCCCCGGCTGCGCCGCGGCGATCGCCTATTCGAACGCGAACAGGGGGCTCGCGCTGCTCGTCCTGCGCGACGGCGAGGCGGTCTGCGAGACAGAGGACACGGCCACGCCGCACGAGCTCTGGTCGGGGACCAAGAGCCTCGTCGGGCTGATGGCGGCGGCGGCGGTGCAGGACGGGCTGCTGACGCTCGACGAGTCGGCGGCGGCGACGATCACCGAATGGCGCGGCGACCCCGAAAAGGCTGCGATCACGCTGCGCCAGCTGCTCGCGATGACCAGCGGCCAGCCCTCGGCGGTCGGCCGTCCGCAGGGCTATGCGGCGTCGCTCGACATTGCGCTCACCGCAAAGCCCGGCGCCAAATTCCAGTATGGCCCGACGCCCCTGCAGATCTTCGGCGAGGTGATGCGCCGCAAGCTCGCCGCCGCGGGGCAGGCCCCCGACCCGCGCCGCTATCTCGAACGGCGGCTGCTGACCCCGCTCGGCGTCAGGGTCGGCGGGTGGAGGAACGGGCCCGACGGCCATCCGCTGATGCCGCAGGGGCTAGCGCTTGCGGCGACCGAATGGGCAAAGATCGGCGAGTTCGTGCGCCTCGGCGGCCGGTCGGGCGGCAAACCGCTGGTCGACGAAACCACCTTTGCCGCGCTGTTCCGGGGCAGCGAAGCCAATCCGGCCTACGGCCTCACCTGGTGGCTCCCGCGGGCGACCGCATCGGACGATCCCGTCACCCGGTCGACCGACATCATCGACCCCGCCGGGCTGCCCGCCGACCTGGTCGTCGCGGCGGGTGCCGGCGACCAGCGCCTCTACGTCATCCCGTCGCTGCGACTGACCATCGTCCGCCAGGCCCGCCTCGACGTCGCCGCGATGCTCGCCGGCCGCGAGGACGAATGGTCGGACAAGCGCTTTCTGTCGACGCTGCTCGCGCAATAG
- a CDS encoding membrane dipeptidase: MDRRNFILSGAALSATMALAPATAAFAKARPLTFDAMGEVRFEYDAALIGEMRASGLDAITVTLCDPKVYEGQAYEEAIQAVLDHDAHIAKHPELFLKATKASDIEVARRNGQLALFYLFQNSTQFGRDLDNVDLFRKLGVTSAQITYNDQNWAGAGCKELGANGLTHFGRDLVGRMNERRMLIDLSHSNMQTMADTIAASKVPVIVSHTACMAVHSNIRNTTDANLRLLADRGGVAGICQMRPFLTTKRDDALPEYFRHIAHAVNVMGADHVAIGSDRDHRVVEMTDAYIAELKAEEGANFNDADWPLFINELNGPRRMEVVWDGVRKLGYPESVVEKIMGTNVRRIYQEVIG, from the coding sequence ATGGACAGACGGAATTTCATCCTGTCGGGGGCGGCCTTGTCGGCCACGATGGCGCTGGCACCCGCGACGGCGGCGTTTGCGAAGGCGCGCCCCCTCACCTTTGACGCGATGGGCGAAGTGCGCTTCGAATATGATGCGGCGCTGATCGGCGAGATGCGCGCGAGCGGCCTCGACGCGATCACCGTCACCCTCTGCGATCCCAAGGTCTATGAAGGTCAGGCCTATGAGGAAGCCATCCAGGCCGTGCTCGACCATGATGCACACATCGCGAAACACCCCGAGCTGTTCCTGAAGGCGACGAAGGCCAGCGACATCGAAGTCGCGCGCCGGAACGGTCAACTCGCGCTTTTCTACCTGTTCCAGAACAGCACCCAGTTCGGCCGCGATCTCGACAATGTCGACCTGTTCCGCAAGCTTGGCGTGACGTCGGCGCAGATCACCTACAACGACCAGAACTGGGCCGGCGCGGGATGCAAGGAACTCGGCGCGAACGGCCTGACGCACTTCGGCCGCGACCTCGTTGGCCGCATGAACGAACGCCGCATGCTGATCGACCTCTCCCATTCCAACATGCAGACGATGGCCGACACGATCGCAGCGTCGAAGGTGCCCGTGATCGTCTCGCACACCGCGTGCATGGCGGTGCACAGCAATATCCGCAACACGACCGACGCGAACCTGCGCCTGCTCGCCGACCGCGGCGGGGTCGCCGGAATCTGCCAGATGCGGCCGTTCCTGACGACGAAGCGCGATGACGCGCTGCCCGAATATTTCCGCCACATCGCGCATGCGGTCAATGTCATGGGCGCCGACCATGTCGCGATCGGCAGCGACCGCGACCACCGCGTCGTCGAAATGACCGATGCCTATATCGCCGAACTCAAGGCCGAAGAGGGTGCCAATTTCAACGACGCCGACTGGCCGTTGTTCATCAACGAACTCAACGGCCCGCGGCGCATGGAAGTCGTGTGGGACGGCGTCCGCAAGCTGGGATACCCCGAAAGCGTCGTCGAAAAGATCATGGGGACCAACGTCCGCCGCATCTATCAGGAAGTGATCGGATGA
- a CDS encoding XRE family transcriptional regulator has translation MPPRSGNEPDVLDAVRSARRPRSETFHLGERLRQLRRERGMTLEDAGRLTALAASTLSKIENDQMSPTFDVVQKLAVGFDIDITELFASNSGQGATGRRSVTMDGAGRLMETAVYRHRLIAAELKNKKLLPFVTTIKARSLEDFKSWSQHSGEEFLYVLEGEICFQTEHYEPAILGVGDSIYINSSMQHACYSTSEQDAVVLWVNTG, from the coding sequence ATGCCGCCCAGGAGTGGAAACGAGCCGGACGTTCTGGACGCTGTGCGCAGCGCCCGGCGGCCTCGTTCCGAAACCTTTCATCTGGGCGAGCGATTGCGCCAGCTGCGCCGCGAAAGGGGCATGACGCTGGAGGATGCGGGGCGCCTGACCGCGCTCGCAGCCTCGACCCTTTCGAAGATCGAGAACGACCAGATGTCGCCGACGTTCGACGTCGTGCAAAAGCTGGCGGTCGGTTTCGACATCGACATCACCGAATTGTTCGCAAGCAATTCGGGCCAGGGCGCGACCGGACGGCGCAGCGTCACGATGGACGGCGCCGGGCGCCTGATGGAAACCGCGGTCTATCGCCACCGGCTGATCGCGGCCGAACTCAAGAACAAGAAGCTCCTGCCCTTCGTCACAACGATCAAGGCGCGCAGCCTCGAGGATTTCAAGAGCTGGTCGCAGCACAGCGGCGAGGAATTCCTCTACGTGCTCGAAGGCGAAATCTGTTTCCAGACCGAGCATTACGAACCCGCGATCCTCGGGGTCGGCGACAGCATCTACATCAACAGCAGCATGCAGCACGCCTGCTATTCGACGAGCGAGCAGGACGCCGTCGTGCTGTGGGTCAACACCGGCTGA
- a CDS encoding aldehyde dehydrogenase family protein, translated as MNALDTKISHHAAPGAFAQEVAGIFDELGLSLDASRGTDLEVRSPIDGSALALLRTDRAGDMDAMVANARTAFAAWKDVPGPHRGELVRRYGLLVREHKEALSRLLTIENGKILTEARGEVQEVIDICEYAVGLSRQLFGLTIASERAEHRLTEYWHPLGVLGLISAFNFPAAVWAWGTTVALVCGDSAIWKPSEKTPLTALAFAGLLQQVAAEYDLAPDHLVQVAIGDAACGAMLADHPDVAILSATGSVRMGQDVGVRVQRRFGRPILELGGNNAAIVAPSADMGLALRGTIFAATGTCGQRCTTLRRLIAHEDIRAGFVKRLIAAVGSLNIGSPLDDATHVGPLIDKAAFDAMQRALEQARREGGTVHGGERIEVAGSPDAWYVRPAIVEMPAQTDIVREETFAPILYVLSYTAFDDAIALQNGVPQGLSSCVFTGDVREAEKFQSAQGSDCGIVNVNIGTSGAEIGGAFGGEKVTGGGRVSGSDSWKNYMRRVTATVNYSTSLPLAQGVKFDLDID; from the coding sequence ATGAACGCTCTGGATACGAAAATCTCCCATCACGCCGCACCGGGCGCCTTTGCCCAGGAGGTGGCCGGCATCTTCGACGAACTCGGGCTGTCGCTCGATGCCAGCCGGGGTACGGACCTCGAGGTTCGTTCGCCGATCGACGGTTCCGCGCTCGCGCTCCTGCGCACCGACCGGGCGGGCGACATGGACGCCATGGTCGCAAACGCCCGCACCGCTTTTGCCGCCTGGAAGGACGTGCCCGGCCCGCATCGCGGCGAGCTGGTCCGCCGCTACGGCCTGCTCGTGCGCGAGCACAAGGAGGCGCTGTCGCGGCTTCTGACCATCGAGAATGGCAAGATCCTCACCGAAGCGCGCGGCGAAGTGCAGGAGGTGATCGACATCTGCGAATATGCCGTCGGCCTGTCGCGCCAGCTCTTCGGCCTGACCATCGCGTCGGAACGCGCCGAGCACCGGCTGACCGAATATTGGCACCCGCTGGGCGTACTCGGGCTGATCTCGGCGTTCAACTTCCCCGCCGCCGTGTGGGCATGGGGGACGACCGTCGCGCTCGTATGCGGTGACAGCGCGATCTGGAAGCCGTCGGAAAAGACTCCGCTCACCGCGCTCGCCTTTGCCGGTCTGTTGCAGCAGGTTGCGGCCGAATACGACCTCGCGCCCGATCATCTGGTGCAGGTCGCGATCGGCGACGCCGCGTGCGGCGCGATGCTCGCCGATCACCCCGATGTCGCAATCCTCAGCGCGACGGGCAGCGTGCGCATGGGGCAGGACGTCGGTGTGCGCGTCCAGCGTCGCTTCGGCCGCCCGATCCTCGAACTCGGCGGCAACAACGCCGCGATCGTCGCGCCGAGCGCCGATATGGGGCTGGCTCTGCGCGGCACCATCTTTGCGGCGACGGGCACCTGCGGCCAGCGCTGCACGACGCTGCGCCGCCTGATCGCGCACGAGGATATCCGTGCCGGATTCGTGAAGCGACTGATCGCCGCGGTCGGCAGCCTCAACATCGGCAGCCCGCTCGACGATGCGACGCACGTCGGCCCGCTGATCGACAAGGCGGCGTTCGACGCGATGCAGAGGGCGCTCGAACAGGCGCGGCGCGAGGGCGGTACCGTCCACGGCGGCGAGCGGATCGAGGTCGCGGGATCGCCCGACGCCTGGTATGTCCGCCCCGCGATCGTCGAAATGCCCGCCCAGACCGACATCGTCCGCGAGGAAACCTTCGCCCCGATCCTTTATGTCCTGTCCTACACGGCATTCGACGATGCCATCGCGCTCCAGAACGGGGTGCCGCAGGGGCTGTCGTCGTGCGTGTTCACCGGCGACGTGCGCGAAGCGGAGAAGTTCCAGTCGGCGCAAGGCAGCGATTGCGGCATCGTCAACGTCAATATCGGGACGAGCGGTGCGGAGATCGGCGGCGCCTTCGGGGGAGAGAAGGTCACCGGCGGCGGCCGCGTGTCGGGGTCCGACAGCTGGAAGAATTATATGCGCCGCGTTACCGCGACGGTGAATTACTCGACCTCGCTGCCGCTTGCGCAGGGCGTGAAGTTCGATCTCGACATCGACTGA
- a CDS encoding amidohydrolase family protein, with amino-acid sequence MNGTEKRPARGRWGRGSAAAVALAAGLLAVPAARAVPAEAPRADTLLIHAGAVIAVPGERPLGPSTIIVEGDRIAAIRAGHIELPGARAIDLKGRTVLPGLIDTHVHFSFSPETKLWSAAIDTPEDVALFAFANAKRTLEAGFTTVRDVGSDGYSIHALRDAVNEGALVGPRIFLSGTSLSIVGGHGDMSGLNRKTTEALYPYDYTGACTGGVECALRVREAAKYGADLIKITSTGGIMSQQARGLGQHLSDEELNAIVTTAHSLGLKVAAHAHGGAGVAASVRAGVDSIEHGTWLDEETAQAMAKRGTWLVPTLGLLDGRKDADATPEVQAKMAEARAVAGRNIRLAVRYKVNIAFGTDAGVSPHGQNARQFRHMVEQGPMTPAAALRAATVDAAALLGQSGNIGTIEAGKFADLIAVAGDPYRDVTVLEHVSTVIKGGRVIVQEGAASP; translated from the coding sequence GTGAACGGCACGGAAAAAAGGCCGGCTCGGGGCCGGTGGGGGCGGGGCTCCGCCGCGGCGGTCGCGCTCGCTGCGGGGCTGCTGGCGGTGCCCGCGGCGCGGGCCGTGCCCGCCGAAGCCCCGCGGGCCGACACGCTGCTGATCCACGCGGGTGCGGTCATCGCGGTACCCGGCGAGCGGCCGCTCGGGCCGAGCACGATCATTGTCGAAGGCGACCGGATCGCAGCGATTCGCGCCGGCCATATCGAGCTGCCCGGCGCGCGCGCGATCGACCTGAAGGGCCGGACGGTGCTGCCCGGGCTGATCGACACGCACGTCCATTTCAGCTTTTCGCCTGAAACGAAACTATGGTCGGCGGCGATCGACACGCCCGAGGATGTCGCGCTCTTCGCCTTTGCCAATGCCAAAAGGACCCTGGAAGCGGGTTTCACTACGGTGCGCGACGTCGGCTCGGACGGCTATTCGATCCACGCGCTGCGCGATGCGGTGAACGAGGGGGCGCTCGTCGGGCCGCGCATCTTCCTTTCGGGCACGTCGCTGTCGATCGTCGGCGGGCATGGCGACATGTCGGGGCTCAACCGCAAGACGACCGAGGCGCTCTATCCCTATGACTATACCGGCGCCTGCACCGGCGGCGTCGAGTGTGCGCTGCGCGTCCGCGAAGCCGCCAAATATGGCGCCGACCTGATCAAGATCACCTCGACGGGGGGCATCATGTCGCAACAGGCGCGCGGCCTCGGCCAGCATCTCAGCGACGAGGAGCTGAACGCGATCGTCACCACCGCGCACAGCCTCGGTCTCAAGGTCGCGGCGCATGCGCATGGTGGCGCGGGCGTCGCGGCTTCGGTGCGCGCCGGGGTCGATTCGATCGAGCATGGCACCTGGCTCGATGAAGAGACCGCACAGGCGATGGCAAAGCGCGGGACCTGGCTGGTGCCGACGCTGGGCCTGCTCGACGGGCGCAAGGACGCCGATGCGACCCCCGAAGTGCAGGCAAAGATGGCCGAGGCGCGAGCCGTTGCCGGCCGGAACATCCGCCTCGCGGTCCGGTACAAGGTCAACATCGCCTTCGGTACGGACGCGGGTGTGTCGCCGCACGGGCAGAATGCGCGGCAGTTCCGCCATATGGTCGAACAGGGGCCGATGACGCCGGCCGCCGCACTCCGCGCCGCCACGGTCGATGCCGCGGCGCTGCTCGGGCAGTCGGGCAATATCGGTACGATCGAGGCCGGGAAGTTCGCTGATCTGATTGCGGTCGCGGGCGATCCCTATCGCGATGTGACGGTGCTCGAACATGTTTCCACCGTCATCAAGGGCGGTCGCGTCATCGTACAGGAAGGCGCTGCCAGCCCGTGA
- a CDS encoding amino acid permease — translation MNNWTRRKPVVAAQGRSADALPPSLSWPQLMALGVGAIIGTGILTLIGVGVDRAGPAVLISFAIAGVVCACAALAYAELSSMMPAAGSAYSYSYAGIGEAFAWVVGWSLILEYSLVVSTVAVGWSGYASPLLMGIGFPEALTRGPELGGLINLPAIAIIAVVAGLLLLGTRESARINSVLVVVKIVTLLLFVGYSLPYFDAANFDPFMPYGYAAHVDGDGVQRGVMAAAAIIFFAFYGFDAISTAAEETRRPARDLPIAIIGSMAVCTLIYMLVAATAVGALPFARFADSPEPLALILRSIGQGGIAQVVATTAVVALPTVLLAFLYGQSRIFLAMARDGFLPQRLAHISRRGTPTRITLLTAVIVAVLAGLLPIGKVAALANAGTLIAFMAVGLCLLVLRRRAPDAPRPFRVRAVWLVGLGTIGGCLYLFFSLPVETLLWCLVWNAIGLLLYAGYGQRRSRLADTRA, via the coding sequence GTGAACAATTGGACCCGCCGCAAACCCGTGGTGGCAGCGCAAGGGCGCAGCGCCGACGCGCTGCCGCCCAGCCTGTCGTGGCCGCAGCTCATGGCGCTCGGTGTCGGCGCGATCATCGGGACGGGAATCCTGACGCTGATCGGCGTCGGCGTCGACCGGGCGGGTCCGGCGGTGCTGATCTCCTTCGCGATCGCCGGCGTGGTGTGCGCCTGCGCCGCGCTCGCCTACGCCGAACTCTCGTCGATGATGCCCGCCGCGGGCAGCGCCTACAGCTACTCCTATGCGGGGATCGGCGAAGCCTTCGCGTGGGTGGTCGGGTGGAGCCTGATCCTCGAATATTCGCTCGTGGTCTCGACCGTCGCGGTGGGCTGGTCGGGCTATGCGTCGCCGCTCCTGATGGGGATCGGTTTCCCCGAAGCGCTGACGCGCGGGCCCGAACTCGGCGGGCTGATCAACCTGCCCGCGATCGCGATCATCGCCGTGGTCGCCGGCCTGCTGCTGCTTGGAACGCGCGAAAGCGCGCGGATCAATTCGGTGCTGGTGGTGGTAAAGATCGTCACGCTGCTGCTCTTCGTCGGCTACAGCCTGCCCTATTTCGACGCGGCGAATTTCGACCCCTTCATGCCCTATGGCTATGCGGCGCATGTCGATGGCGACGGGGTGCAGCGCGGGGTGATGGCCGCGGCGGCGATCATCTTCTTCGCTTTCTACGGCTTCGACGCGATTTCGACCGCGGCAGAGGAGACCAGGCGCCCGGCGCGCGACCTGCCGATCGCGATCATCGGGTCGATGGCGGTGTGCACGCTCATCTACATGCTCGTTGCCGCGACCGCGGTCGGCGCGCTGCCGTTCGCGCGCTTCGCCGACAGCCCCGAGCCGCTCGCGCTGATCCTGCGCTCGATCGGGCAGGGCGGCATCGCACAGGTCGTCGCGACCACCGCGGTCGTCGCGCTGCCGACCGTGCTGCTCGCCTTCCTCTACGGGCAAAGCCGCATCTTCCTCGCGATGGCGCGCGACGGTTTCCTGCCGCAGCGGCTCGCGCACATCTCGCGGCGCGGTACTCCGACGCGGATCACGCTGCTGACCGCGGTGATCGTCGCGGTGCTCGCGGGGCTGCTGCCGATCGGCAAGGTCGCCGCGCTCGCCAACGCCGGGACGCTGATCGCCTTCATGGCGGTCGGGCTTTGCCTGCTCGTGCTGCGCCGCCGCGCTCCCGACGCGCCGCGCCCGTTCCGTGTCCGCGCGGTGTGGCTGGTCGGCCTCGGCACGATCGGCGGCTGCCTGTATCTCTTCTTCAGCCTGCCGGTCGAAACGTTGCTGTGGTGCCTCGTCTGGAACGCGATCGGCCTCCTGCTCTACGCCGGCTACGGGCAGCGGCGGAGCCGGCTGGCCGACACCCGGGCCTGA